A region of Myxococcus stipitatus DSM 14675 DNA encodes the following proteins:
- a CDS encoding serine/threonine-protein kinase, with translation MGEVFLAKISGAAGFEKPCIVKTILPALLKDRQFLDRFHHEAKVLVHLVHSSIAQVYDMGEADGTYYMALEYVAGVDLAYLLEQVRQQGVQVPVPVALFLGQRMAEGLGYAHRKVGPDGVPLGIVHRDVSPHNVMVSYEGEVKVIDFGLAKSAARSKYTLPATVMGKLGYMSPEQVRAEALDHRSDIYSCGVVVWEMLAGRSLIPHGTVGEMMAAMSQPSVPSLTGLRGDVDGGLDGVVRRALAAKPDERYSRADELARALNGELVRSGAAVGAEEVGHFVRALCPEAFAAQRQLISKVTSSSSHHRTPTPQPHTGTGMYGTGPQASPGQAEPSGFEPTMMRPPSGERRVAGVARPDGPAGEDAMGMEATAVRASPSAVGSGNAGAARGAVPANANSPAWGSPGAGPANATSPAWGSPAAAPGSAHAGAAPANATSPAWGSPAAAPGSAHAGAVPANSASPAWGSPAAAPGSAHAGAAPANSASPAWGSPAAGPGGAPAASPAWGSPAAGPGGAPSASPAWGAPTVANTPSSAHAGASPANPASHPGAAPVPSSQPHGAGAHAESTRSAPVRKTSVALLVGLVLLLMAGTAVTTAYIARRSGSTPAVASATPSAEPSQREEPKNPQPRAQGGTTPGTGKKPPAQPSPPEQVAVKPEPTETPEPVATPEPTGKGSPRPEPVATRDPVPPKPRTPPAAKPPKSSPEPTPTPAATKFVTYVSPTAVLPLQEEDGDYLVRGAQAALLQRDMVVQVVGPAKNGQRVLLGRATVSWAAANPKVRRKVQLARLSLDSSASAATGARFIALPGGNTSPEVAVAVDEAPAPEAAAPEAAPEPPKPAPPKTLVGTVRAVTGLKAITSDEVVVRNLDEFTWNDCYVVKGLRQTARLGIVLPQTNRPAKNFKDRADFLVERGKVGVFCKEGQFITTLR, from the coding sequence ATGGGGGAGGTGTTCCTGGCGAAAATCAGCGGCGCGGCCGGCTTCGAGAAGCCGTGCATCGTGAAGACGATTCTTCCAGCGCTACTGAAGGACCGGCAGTTCCTGGACCGCTTCCACCATGAGGCGAAGGTGCTGGTGCACCTGGTCCACTCGTCCATCGCCCAGGTGTACGACATGGGGGAGGCGGACGGGACGTACTACATGGCGCTGGAGTACGTGGCGGGCGTGGACCTGGCCTACCTGTTGGAGCAGGTGCGGCAGCAGGGGGTGCAGGTGCCCGTGCCGGTGGCGCTCTTCCTGGGCCAGCGCATGGCGGAGGGCCTGGGCTACGCGCACCGCAAGGTGGGCCCGGACGGGGTGCCGCTGGGCATCGTCCACCGCGACGTGTCGCCCCACAACGTCATGGTGTCGTACGAGGGCGAGGTGAAGGTCATCGACTTCGGCCTGGCGAAGTCGGCGGCGCGCAGCAAGTACACGCTGCCCGCCACGGTGATGGGGAAGCTGGGCTACATGTCGCCGGAGCAGGTGCGCGCGGAGGCGCTGGACCACCGCAGCGACATCTACTCCTGTGGCGTGGTGGTGTGGGAGATGCTGGCGGGGCGGTCGCTCATTCCCCACGGGACGGTGGGGGAGATGATGGCGGCCATGTCCCAGCCGTCGGTGCCTTCGTTGACGGGGCTGCGCGGCGACGTGGACGGCGGGCTGGATGGGGTGGTGCGGCGCGCGCTGGCGGCGAAGCCGGATGAGCGCTACTCGAGGGCGGATGAGCTGGCGCGGGCGCTCAACGGCGAGCTGGTGCGCTCCGGCGCGGCGGTGGGGGCCGAGGAAGTGGGCCACTTCGTGCGCGCGTTGTGCCCGGAGGCCTTCGCGGCGCAGCGGCAGCTCATCTCGAAGGTGACCTCGTCGTCGAGCCACCACCGGACGCCCACGCCGCAGCCGCATACGGGGACGGGGATGTACGGCACGGGGCCGCAGGCGAGCCCTGGGCAGGCGGAGCCGTCCGGCTTCGAGCCGACGATGATGCGCCCTCCGTCGGGGGAGCGGCGCGTGGCGGGCGTGGCCCGTCCGGATGGGCCCGCTGGCGAGGATGCGATGGGGATGGAGGCCACCGCGGTGCGTGCCTCGCCCAGCGCGGTGGGGAGTGGGAACGCTGGGGCGGCGAGAGGGGCTGTGCCCGCGAACGCGAATTCGCCCGCGTGGGGATCTCCGGGGGCTGGGCCCGCGAACGCGACCTCACCCGCGTGGGGATCTCCGGCGGCCGCGCCTGGGAGCGCGCACGCGGGAGCTGCGCCCGCGAACGCGACCTCACCCGCGTGGGGATCTCCGGCGGCCGCGCCTGGGAGCGCGCACGCGGGAGCTGTGCCCGCGAACTCGGCCTCACCCGCGTGGGGCTCTCCGGCGGCCGCGCCAGGGAGCGCGCACGCGGGAGCTGCGCCCGCGAACTCGGCCTCGCCCGCGTGGGGATCTCCGGCTGCTGGCCCCGGGGGAGCACCCGCTGCCTCGCCCGCGTGGGGATCTCCGGCTGCTGGCCCCGGGGGAGCACCCTCTGCCTCACCCGCGTGGGGAGCCCCGACGGTCGCGAACACGCCTTCCTCCGCACACGCGGGAGCCTCGCCAGCGAACCCGGCCTCGCATCCAGGCGCCGCGCCGGTGCCGAGCTCCCAGCCGCACGGCGCGGGAGCCCACGCCGAGTCGACTCGGTCCGCTCCAGTCCGGAAGACCTCGGTGGCGCTCCTGGTGGGACTCGTCCTGCTGTTGATGGCGGGCACCGCCGTGACGACGGCGTACATCGCTCGCCGCTCGGGAAGCACGCCCGCGGTGGCCTCGGCCACCCCGTCCGCGGAGCCCTCCCAGCGCGAGGAGCCGAAGAACCCCCAGCCTCGTGCCCAGGGCGGCACGACGCCGGGCACAGGCAAGAAGCCGCCCGCCCAGCCAAGCCCCCCCGAGCAGGTCGCGGTGAAGCCCGAGCCCACCGAGACACCAGAGCCCGTCGCGACACCCGAGCCCACCGGGAAGGGTTCACCCCGGCCCGAGCCCGTCGCCACGCGAGACCCCGTGCCGCCCAAGCCGCGCACACCCCCCGCGGCGAAGCCGCCCAAGTCCTCGCCGGAGCCCACGCCGACGCCGGCCGCCACGAAGTTCGTGACCTACGTCTCACCCACGGCCGTGCTCCCGTTGCAGGAAGAGGACGGAGACTACCTCGTGCGCGGCGCCCAGGCCGCGCTCCTGCAACGCGACATGGTCGTCCAGGTCGTGGGGCCCGCGAAGAATGGCCAGCGCGTGCTGCTGGGCCGCGCCACCGTGTCCTGGGCCGCCGCCAACCCGAAGGTCCGCCGCAAGGTGCAACTGGCGCGGCTGTCCCTCGACTCGAGCGCCAGCGCCGCCACGGGAGCACGCTTCATCGCCCTGCCGGGAGGCAACACCAGCCCCGAGGTGGCGGTCGCCGTCGACGAAGCCCCCGCCCCCGAAGCCGCCGCGCCGGAAGCCGCCCCCGAGCCGCCCAAGCCCGCTCCGCCCAAGACGCTGGTGGGCACCGTGCGCGCCGTCACCGGCCTCAAGGCCATCACCAGCGACGAGGTGGTGGTCCGCAACCTCGACGAGTTCACCTGGAACGACTGCTACGTCGTCAAGGGGCTGCGCCAGACGGCGCGGCTGGGCATCGTCCTCCCGCAGACGAATCGGCCCGCGAAGAACTTCAAGGACCGGGCCGACTTCCTCGTCGAGCGGGGCAAGGTGGGCGTCTTCTGCAAGGAAGGGCAGTTCATCACCACCCTCCGGTAG
- a CDS encoding S8 family serine peptidase yields MKRWGFIGLLGLAACMPDESSNRDAQQNVCPGITAGMLPGKPEATPSNHGRERVIVRYRRERGVTAARVNQLGGVVTAAFRGAPALAVSVTAEEKLALAQDPSVERIEPDPVLRAQGPATLPALSFLSSGVTRSNSISGEYTQELTKVQAAEVWDRDGDGRPDPGAVTGQGVKVCVIDSGLDIDHPELKDAVVAARDFMDGDNVPTDGIDGRWGTGHGTHVAGIIAARPGAGGRGAPVLGERGLVGVAPGVQLIIARVLDLEGSTHMSIVMQAVEYCQEQGAKVISLSIAGGMPTYTSAQVFQAVRESGILVVAAAGNEGFGEVSYPASDPSVLAVGALDAQNQRALFSSYGQALALMAPGVDVLSTFPRGLGSFALVDVDGTQPLARSLLYAPQGETWGTLVDCGSGGMKDSCGEGASCRGFIAYVHPSAFVSPERAVVNVMMQGARGVIFASELMSGDAEIISLPRRGHWVPAVTINQAASTLMQQQLGSTTRLGLHPVDYAYLSGTSMATPYVSGIAALLFSARPSATPAEVTAALLTSAQDLGARGVDLEYGHGLVQARRAMDALLNPTP; encoded by the coding sequence ATGAAGCGCTGGGGGTTCATCGGGCTGTTGGGGCTCGCGGCCTGCATGCCGGACGAGTCGTCCAATCGGGATGCACAGCAGAACGTGTGCCCCGGCATCACCGCGGGCATGCTGCCGGGCAAACCGGAGGCAACGCCGTCGAACCACGGGCGCGAGCGCGTCATCGTCCGCTACCGGCGGGAGCGGGGCGTGACGGCCGCGCGAGTCAACCAGCTGGGTGGGGTGGTGACGGCGGCCTTCCGCGGCGCGCCCGCCCTGGCCGTGAGCGTCACAGCCGAGGAGAAGCTCGCGCTGGCGCAGGACCCGTCCGTGGAGCGCATCGAGCCGGACCCCGTGCTCCGCGCCCAAGGCCCCGCCACGCTGCCCGCGCTCTCGTTCCTGTCGAGCGGGGTCACGCGCTCGAACTCCATCTCCGGGGAGTACACCCAGGAGCTCACCAAGGTGCAGGCCGCGGAGGTGTGGGACCGCGACGGCGACGGCAGGCCGGACCCGGGCGCGGTGACGGGCCAGGGCGTGAAGGTGTGCGTCATCGACAGCGGCCTGGACATCGACCACCCGGAGCTGAAGGACGCGGTGGTGGCGGCCCGCGACTTCATGGACGGGGACAACGTGCCCACCGACGGCATCGACGGCCGCTGGGGCACCGGCCACGGCACCCACGTGGCGGGCATCATCGCCGCGAGGCCCGGCGCCGGAGGCCGGGGCGCCCCCGTGCTGGGGGAGCGCGGCCTGGTGGGCGTCGCGCCGGGCGTGCAGCTCATCATCGCCCGGGTGCTGGACCTCGAGGGCAGCACCCACATGAGCATCGTCATGCAGGCCGTGGAGTACTGCCAGGAGCAGGGCGCCAAGGTCATCTCCCTGTCGATTGCCGGCGGCATGCCCACGTACACCTCCGCCCAGGTGTTCCAGGCGGTGCGGGAAAGCGGAATCCTCGTGGTGGCGGCGGCGGGCAATGAAGGCTTCGGCGAGGTGTCCTATCCCGCGTCGGACCCGTCCGTGCTCGCGGTGGGCGCGCTGGACGCCCAGAACCAACGCGCCCTGTTCTCCTCCTACGGCCAGGCGCTCGCGCTGATGGCGCCCGGCGTGGACGTGCTGTCCACCTTCCCCCGAGGCCTGGGCTCCTTCGCCCTGGTGGACGTGGACGGCACCCAGCCGCTGGCGCGCTCGCTGCTGTACGCGCCTCAAGGCGAGACGTGGGGCACCCTGGTGGACTGCGGCAGCGGCGGGATGAAGGACTCGTGCGGCGAGGGGGCCAGCTGCCGCGGCTTCATCGCCTACGTACACCCCAGCGCCTTCGTGAGCCCGGAGCGGGCCGTGGTCAACGTGATGATGCAGGGCGCGCGCGGCGTCATCTTCGCCAGCGAGCTCATGAGCGGCGACGCGGAGATCATCTCCCTGCCCCGCCGCGGACACTGGGTGCCCGCCGTCACCATCAACCAGGCGGCCAGCACGCTGATGCAGCAGCAGCTCGGCTCCACCACCCGGCTGGGGCTGCACCCGGTGGACTACGCCTATCTGTCCGGCACCTCCATGGCCACGCCCTACGTGAGCGGCATCGCCGCGCTCCTGTTCAGCGCGCGCCCCTCCGCCACGCCCGCCGAGGTGACGGCCGCGCTGCTGACGAGCGCCCAGGACCTGGGGGCTCGCGGCGTCGACCTCGAGTACGGCCACGGCCTCGTGCAGGCGCGCCGGGCGATGGACGCGCTCCTGAACCCCACGCCCTGA
- a CDS encoding porin family protein, whose protein sequence is MKAFMRIAGCVAAVWGCAVGAQEDYRPAGTGQPTDAVAPAAPADEPRREPRVEEPSLGLYVLIGGGVEGYAGQLSPRVDTGFTYGASVGYRAMPFLALELGYNGSINNLDANGSLVAKGDLGSGPDLVRNGGQLLVLGMAPLERVQPFVLTGIGFDRYTVRHDAPPGGKTHFRDDTAGYIPVGLGLRVQITRRLAADARVAYHFLFDQDFASTSATPNALDGRYMGLLQFGGTY, encoded by the coding sequence ATGAAGGCATTCATGCGTATCGCGGGGTGTGTGGCGGCTGTGTGGGGATGCGCGGTGGGAGCCCAGGAGGACTACCGTCCCGCTGGCACGGGGCAGCCCACCGACGCCGTGGCGCCCGCGGCCCCCGCCGACGAACCTCGAAGGGAGCCGCGCGTGGAGGAGCCCTCCCTGGGCCTCTACGTGCTGATTGGCGGCGGCGTGGAGGGCTACGCCGGCCAGCTCTCGCCCCGGGTCGACACGGGCTTCACGTACGGCGCCTCCGTGGGCTACCGCGCCATGCCCTTCCTGGCGCTGGAGCTCGGCTACAACGGCAGCATCAACAACCTGGACGCGAACGGCAGCCTGGTCGCGAAGGGGGACCTGGGCAGCGGCCCGGACCTGGTGCGCAACGGCGGCCAGCTGCTGGTCCTCGGCATGGCGCCCCTCGAACGCGTCCAGCCCTTCGTGCTGACGGGCATCGGCTTCGACCGGTACACCGTGCGCCACGACGCCCCTCCGGGGGGGAAGACCCACTTCCGGGACGACACCGCCGGCTACATCCCCGTGGGCCTGGGCCTGCGCGTCCAAATCACCCGGCGCCTCGCCGCCGACGCGCGCGTCGCCTACCACTTCCTCTTCGACCAGGACTTCGCGTCCACCAGCGCGACGCCCAACGCGCTGGACGGCCGCTACATGGGCCTCCTCCAGTTCGGTGGCACCTATTGA
- a CDS encoding DUF2267 domain-containing protein encodes MSIQKQEATQSWSGLGVGTDRRSFLDAVTAQLPEFEAERAAEAVFCGLSELLSEGLMRQLREQLPEDLRGLLADGCPRHAVGPRGKVDRDDFYLQVANHLNAEPENVRRVLHGVFAALHGQVTEAEARKVEGQLPRWLQGTWAAARLGVDRPS; translated from the coding sequence ATGTCGATTCAGAAGCAGGAGGCGACACAATCGTGGTCGGGACTGGGCGTGGGGACGGACCGGCGGTCCTTCCTGGACGCGGTGACTGCCCAGCTTCCGGAGTTCGAGGCCGAGCGGGCCGCGGAGGCGGTGTTCTGCGGGCTGTCGGAGCTCTTGTCGGAAGGGCTGATGCGGCAGCTGCGCGAGCAGCTCCCCGAGGACCTGCGGGGGCTCCTGGCGGACGGGTGCCCGCGTCACGCGGTGGGCCCGCGAGGGAAGGTGGACCGTGACGACTTCTACCTCCAGGTGGCCAACCACCTGAACGCGGAGCCGGAGAACGTGCGGCGGGTGCTGCATGGTGTCTTCGCGGCGTTGCATGGGCAGGTGACGGAGGCGGAGGCGCGCAAGGTGGAAGGCCAGCTCCCGCGGTGGCTGCAGGGCACGTGGGCCGCCGCGCGCCTGGGAGTCGACCGGCCCTCGTGA